One Mugil cephalus isolate CIBA_MC_2020 chromosome 8, CIBA_Mcephalus_1.1, whole genome shotgun sequence genomic window carries:
- the LOC125012301 gene encoding dual specificity protein phosphatase 18-like: MHQSCLAGLSGLCQVTEHLYLSNGRAANDSSQVTRSGITCIINATENKPSSCPPPGVDYIHIPLSDSPAFPLIDHFDEVADKIHTNAESGGRTLVHCNAGVSRSAALCMAYLMKHRGVTLLEAHRLVRTCRPVVRPNNGFWKQLIQYEVELRGGNSVRIVSSSMGEIPDIYEEEAKNMMPL, encoded by the coding sequence ATGCATCAGTCGTGTCTTGCGGGTCTCTCAGGCCTGTGCCAAGTCACCGAGCATCTTTACCTCAGTAATGGCAGAGCGGCTAATGATTCCTCCCAGGTGACCAGGTCTGGGATAACCTGCATCATCAACGCTACTGAAAACAAGCCCAGCAGCTGTCCTCCACCGGGGGTGGACTACATTCACATCCCTCTCTCTGACTCTCCTGCGTTTCCTCTGATCGATCACTTTGACGAGGTGGCagataaaatacacacaaacgcGGAGAGCGGTGGTCGCACACTGGTGCACTGTAACGCCGGGGTGAGCCGCTCCGCCGCCCTGTGCATGGCTTACCTGATGAAGCACCGCGGTGTGACGCTCCTGGAGGCTCACAGGCTGGTGAGGACCTGTCGACCCGTGGTGAGGCCGAACAATGGTTTCTGGAAGCAGCTCATCCAGTACGAAGTGGAGCTTCGCGGTGGAAACTCTGTCCGCATCGTGTCCTCCTCCATGGGAGAGATACCAGACATCTACGAAGAAGAGGCCAAGAACATGATGCCACTGTGA